A genomic segment from Conger conger chromosome 2, fConCon1.1, whole genome shotgun sequence encodes:
- the LOC133111960 gene encoding synuclein-like isoform X2: MDVLMKGFSMAKEGVVAAAEKTKAGVEEAAAKTKEGVMYVGSKTKEGVVSGVNTVANRTTEQANIVGDTAVAGANDLSQKTVEGVENVAASTGLVNPADYSHGGAMEQGGDGGEGY, from the exons ATGGATGTACTTATGAAAGGCTTTTCCATGGCCAAGGAGGGGGTGGTGGCTGCTGCAGAGAAGACCAAAGCGGGAGTGGAGGAGGCTGCAGCCAAAACCAAGGAAGGGGTCATGTATGTAG GCTCAAAGACAAAGGAAGGCGTGGTTTCGGGTGTAAATACAG TGGCCAATAGGACCACTGAGCAGGCCAACATCGTGGGAGATACAGCAGTCGCCGGTGCCAACGACCTGTCCCAGAAAACCGTGGAGGGGGTGGAGAACGTGGCAGCATCGACCGGCCTGGTCAACCCG GCTGACTACTCTCACGGTGGAGCCATGGAGCAAGGCGGGGATGGAGGCGAG GGGTATTAG
- the LOC133111960 gene encoding synuclein-like isoform X1 — MDVLMKGFSMAKEGVVAAAEKTKAGVEEAAAKTKEGVMYVGSKTKEGVVSGVNTVANRTTEQANIVGDTAVAGANDLSQKTVEGVENVAASTGLVNPEEAAYEADYSHGGAMEQGGDGGEGY; from the exons ATGGATGTACTTATGAAAGGCTTTTCCATGGCCAAGGAGGGGGTGGTGGCTGCTGCAGAGAAGACCAAAGCGGGAGTGGAGGAGGCTGCAGCCAAAACCAAGGAAGGGGTCATGTATGTAG GCTCAAAGACAAAGGAAGGCGTGGTTTCGGGTGTAAATACAG TGGCCAATAGGACCACTGAGCAGGCCAACATCGTGGGAGATACAGCAGTCGCCGGTGCCAACGACCTGTCCCAGAAAACCGTGGAGGGGGTGGAGAACGTGGCAGCATCGACCGGCCTGGTCAACCCG GAGGAAGCCGCATACGAG GCTGACTACTCTCACGGTGGAGCCATGGAGCAAGGCGGGGATGGAGGCGAG GGGTATTAG